Proteins encoded within one genomic window of Spirulina major PCC 6313:
- the egtC gene encoding ergothioneine biosynthesis protein EgtC has protein sequence MCRLLAYLGPPLQLDRIVIKPPHSLVVQSYAPQEMQEALLNADGFGLGWYHSDRAELPYLYKNTCPIWNDVNLPHLTRYVETRCMVGYVRSATPGLAVDLGNCQPFSKGHLLFSHNGYIDQFRHTLRRPIRNLLSEKADEWVQGSTDSEYLYALVLTYLAQMPLEEAIAAALHQIGDLARSPFCKFTATTIASTGDRLIACRYANFDILPTLYWLQNDPHYPEAVILASEPLFAGNWQPCPPQSRLIVEPSLDVTITPL, from the coding sequence ATGTGTCGTTTATTGGCGTATCTTGGCCCTCCCCTGCAACTGGATCGCATTGTGATTAAACCGCCCCATTCCCTTGTGGTGCAAAGCTATGCCCCCCAAGAAATGCAGGAGGCCCTACTCAACGCCGACGGCTTTGGGTTGGGGTGGTATCACAGCGATCGCGCCGAATTGCCCTATCTCTACAAAAACACCTGCCCGATCTGGAATGATGTGAATTTGCCCCATTTGACGCGCTATGTGGAAACGCGCTGCATGGTGGGGTATGTGCGCAGTGCCACGCCGGGTTTGGCGGTGGATTTGGGCAATTGCCAGCCGTTTAGTAAGGGGCATTTACTGTTTAGTCATAACGGCTATATTGACCAGTTTCGCCATACCTTGCGCCGCCCGATTCGGAATTTGCTCAGTGAAAAGGCGGATGAATGGGTGCAGGGGAGTACGGATTCAGAATATCTCTATGCGTTGGTGCTGACCTATTTGGCCCAAATGCCTTTAGAGGAGGCGATCGCAGCGGCTCTGCATCAAATCGGGGACTTGGCGCGATCGCCCTTTTGCAAATTTACCGCCACCACGATCGCCAGCACGGGCGATCGCCTCATCGCCTGTCGCTACGCTAATTTTGACATCCTGCCAACCCTCTACTGGCTCCAAAATGATCCCCACTATCCGGAGGCGGTGATTTTGGCCTCTGAACCGTTATTTGCAGGCAATTGGCAGCCCTGCCCGCCCCAAAGTCGTCTCATTGTGGAACCAAGTCTTGATGTCACCATTACCCCCCTTTGA
- a CDS encoding transporter substrate-binding domain-containing protein, with protein sequence MNWKQIMIRWRWISLAILSCGVILGCSGPQTLVMGTSADYPPYEFKDQGGEIVGFDVDIATAIAEELNYDLEIRDMDFDTLIDALEAEEVDFVMAGMSPTAERLERVDFTQRYYENESVIVAMGSNPIATVDELQGKTIGAQEKTIQAEAVAAMEGITLVPMAKVGELIQGLKAKTVDAIVVERNVAEKYTASNPDLVLGDRVPTETAGSAIAFPKGSPYTEKFDTVLQEMKDNGEIKALVQKWFD encoded by the coding sequence ATGAACTGGAAACAAATTATGATCCGTTGGCGTTGGATCAGTCTCGCGATTCTAAGCTGTGGGGTGATTCTGGGCTGTAGTGGCCCCCAAACCTTGGTGATGGGAACCTCGGCGGACTATCCCCCCTATGAGTTTAAGGATCAAGGGGGTGAAATTGTCGGTTTTGATGTGGATATTGCCACAGCGATCGCTGAAGAGTTGAACTACGACCTAGAAATTCGTGATATGGATTTTGATACCCTGATTGATGCCCTCGAAGCGGAAGAGGTGGATTTTGTGATGGCGGGGATGAGTCCGACGGCGGAACGTCTAGAGCGGGTGGACTTTACCCAGCGTTATTACGAAAATGAAAGTGTGATTGTGGCGATGGGGAGCAATCCGATCGCAACGGTAGATGAGTTGCAGGGCAAGACCATCGGTGCTCAGGAAAAAACGATTCAAGCGGAAGCTGTGGCGGCGATGGAGGGAATCACCTTAGTGCCGATGGCGAAGGTGGGGGAATTGATCCAGGGCTTGAAGGCAAAAACCGTGGATGCGATCGTAGTGGAGCGCAATGTGGCGGAAAAATATACCGCCTCAAATCCGGATCTGGTTTTGGGGGATCGGGTTCCCACGGAGACGGCGGGGAGTGCGATCGCGTTCCCGAAAGGCTCTCCCTACACCGAGAAGTTTGATACAGTCCTTCAGGAAATGAAGGACAATGGTGAGATTAAAGCCCTCGTTCAAAAATGGTTTGATTAA
- a CDS encoding serine/threonine-protein kinase produces the protein MRHCLNPACLHPSNPESHQFCVKCGQKLLLRERYWAKKIIGQGGFGRTFLAVDEDKPSKPFCVIKQLLPQAQGTASLGKAAELFAQEAEQLEQLGHHPQIPELLAYFTDEGQQYLVQEFVNGKTLDQELAENGVFSEPQIRELLIDVLGILDFVHGKNVIHRDVKPDNIIRKSSDQKLVLVDFGAAKVLKQVQRTVTGTIIGAPEYCAPEQAMGKAKFISDLYSLGVTCLHLLTQMSPFDLYDSDEMEWAWRDFLNGNAVSDELGQILDHLIQQAPKRRSQSAQAVLQDLQPSAVRSPQTPQTSSSLPKTQTRPASLRVPKRYQRLAELLKAGDWRNADQETVKQILAVANRTEEGWLDIDNIKKFPCEDLRAIDQLWVNYSQGRFGFSIQKRIYQTLGGTRQYDEQVWKAFGDAVGWRKRQSWLSYKDLTFNTQAPEGHLPGLCVGGEWWVWWRGFWGGSKEIGSSFASRLADCNI, from the coding sequence ATGCGTCATTGTCTGAATCCCGCCTGTCTCCACCCCTCTAATCCTGAAAGCCATCAATTTTGTGTCAAGTGTGGCCAAAAACTCCTTCTCCGTGAGCGGTACTGGGCTAAAAAAATTATCGGTCAGGGTGGGTTCGGGCGAACCTTTCTCGCGGTCGATGAAGATAAACCCTCGAAACCGTTTTGTGTCATTAAGCAGTTGTTACCCCAAGCGCAAGGAACGGCCAGCCTTGGCAAAGCAGCGGAATTATTCGCCCAAGAAGCAGAACAATTAGAACAATTGGGGCATCATCCGCAAATTCCCGAATTGTTGGCCTATTTTACGGACGAGGGCCAACAGTATTTAGTGCAAGAGTTCGTCAATGGTAAAACGCTAGATCAAGAATTAGCAGAAAATGGTGTCTTTTCTGAGCCACAAATTCGGGAATTACTGATTGATGTATTGGGGATTTTAGATTTTGTACATGGCAAAAATGTGATTCACCGTGATGTTAAGCCAGATAATATCATTCGGAAATCATCGGATCAAAAATTAGTTTTAGTTGATTTTGGCGCAGCAAAAGTATTAAAGCAAGTTCAGCGCACAGTGACAGGAACAATCATTGGTGCACCGGAATATTGCGCCCCAGAGCAAGCAATGGGCAAGGCTAAGTTTATCAGTGATCTCTATAGTTTAGGGGTAACGTGTTTGCATTTACTGACGCAGATGAGTCCCTTTGATTTGTACGATTCTGATGAAATGGAATGGGCTTGGCGTGATTTTCTTAATGGAAATGCAGTCAGTGATGAACTGGGTCAAATTTTAGATCATTTAATCCAGCAAGCTCCAAAGAGGCGATCGCAATCTGCCCAAGCGGTACTGCAAGATTTACAACCATCTGCTGTTCGTTCACCACAAACGCCTCAAACGAGTTCATCTCTGCCTAAAACCCAAACTCGGCCTGCCTCACTTCGGGTTCCGAAACGCTATCAACGGTTGGCGGAGTTGCTCAAGGCGGGGGATTGGCGGAACGCGGATCAAGAAACAGTCAAGCAAATATTGGCAGTGGCGAACCGCACCGAGGAAGGCTGGCTTGATATTGACAATATTAAAAAGTTCCCTTGTGAGGATTTACGCGCCATTGATCAGCTTTGGGTGAATTACAGCCAAGGGCGTTTTGGGTTTAGCATCCAGAAGCGGATTTATCAAACGTTGGGCGGAACCAGGCAGTATGATGAACAGGTCTGGAAAGCGTTCGGGGATGCGGTGGGCTGGCGAAAGAGGCAATCTTGGTTGTCCTACAAAGACTTAACGTTCAACACCCAAGCACCGGAGGGACACCTCCCAGGGTTGTGTGTGGGAGGGGAGTGGTGGGTTTGGTGGAGAGGGTTTTGGGGAGGATCGAAAGAGATTGGTTCTTCTTTTGCGTCAAGACTTGCAGATTGTAATATCTAA
- a CDS encoding glycosyltransferase family 10 domain-containing protein has protein sequence MTAPLTIGMISSYGGLTQRDWLWSQTPHPCGRWGKIQILAPAQNPDYLLLYNFHDFPTEPTPIPLGQRWRRSVRAQRQAQVERNAQVRDRLAQLPKERIISLVREPPFPEKERDRRTAYAQAQHYCGYVSGPDDWAPTPEPMPAIWYYNRGFRELDSLGPPEKTERCCWITSGINRTQCHRDRLAFLKLLRDTETPFDLYGRGLPAWAQGRGELVNKANALGPYYYNLAIENYADNDWYVSEKLWDALLGWCLPIYHGGSAADRLLPPGSFLRLPSLDAAGAAYLREVTSTLDAWHEAQEAIAEARQIILHQLNLVHWLSEFVNA, from the coding sequence ATGACCGCACCGCTTACCATTGGCATGATCAGCAGTTACGGGGGCTTGACCCAACGGGATTGGCTCTGGTCCCAAACCCCCCACCCCTGCGGCCGGTGGGGCAAGATCCAAATCCTCGCCCCGGCTCAGAATCCGGATTATCTGCTGCTTTATAATTTTCACGATTTTCCCACCGAACCCACCCCGATTCCCCTGGGGCAACGCTGGCGGCGCAGTGTTCGCGCCCAACGACAAGCCCAAGTAGAACGGAATGCCCAGGTGCGCGATCGCCTTGCTCAACTGCCCAAAGAGCGGATTATTTCCCTCGTCCGTGAACCGCCTTTCCCGGAAAAAGAGCGCGATCGCCGCACCGCCTACGCCCAAGCCCAGCACTATTGCGGCTATGTGTCCGGCCCCGATGATTGGGCCCCAACCCCAGAGCCGATGCCCGCCATTTGGTACTATAATCGCGGTTTTCGGGAACTGGACAGCCTCGGCCCACCGGAAAAAACTGAACGCTGCTGCTGGATTACCTCCGGGATCAACCGCACCCAATGCCACCGCGATCGCCTCGCCTTTCTCAAACTCCTGCGCGACACCGAAACCCCCTTTGATCTCTATGGGCGCGGTCTTCCGGCCTGGGCCCAAGGTCGCGGCGAATTGGTGAACAAAGCCAACGCCCTCGGCCCCTACTATTACAATCTCGCCATTGAAAACTACGCCGATAATGATTGGTATGTGAGTGAAAAGCTGTGGGATGCGCTGCTGGGCTGGTGTTTGCCGATTTATCATGGTGGCTCGGCGGCCGATCGCCTCCTGCCCCCAGGGAGTTTTTTGCGCTTGCCCAGTTTAGATGCGGCGGGGGCGGCCTATCTTCGGGAGGTTACGTCTACTCTTGATGCCTGGCACGAGGCTCAGGAGGCGATCGCTGAAGCTCGCCAAATCATTCTCCATCAACTTAATCTCGTCCATTGGCTCTCAGAATTTGTCAACGCCTAG
- a CDS encoding Maf family nucleotide pyrophosphatase: protein MDFVLASASTARHQLLTQAGIPALTCKSGFDEDQVQIADPVELVNTLARCKAELVVPRYPQALVLGCDSVLSIGGEIHGKPATPEIAIARWQQMRGKVGTLYTGHALFDGITGQSVIRCGITQVKFAPISDRIIAAYVATGEPMNCAGCFAIDGQGGLFVEKLDGCHSNVIGLSLPLLHEMLNELGHSIEEFWQTQPH from the coding sequence ATGGATTTTGTACTCGCTTCTGCCTCCACCGCCCGTCACCAACTCCTCACCCAAGCGGGAATTCCTGCTCTGACCTGTAAAAGTGGCTTTGATGAAGACCAAGTGCAGATCGCTGATCCGGTGGAGTTGGTGAATACCTTGGCGCGGTGTAAGGCGGAATTGGTTGTGCCGCGCTATCCGCAGGCGTTGGTGTTGGGGTGTGATTCGGTGTTGTCGATTGGGGGGGAAATTCACGGTAAACCGGCAACGCCGGAAATCGCGATCGCACGCTGGCAACAGATGCGCGGTAAGGTGGGAACCCTCTACACGGGTCATGCCTTGTTTGACGGCATCACGGGCCAGTCGGTGATTCGTTGCGGCATCACTCAGGTTAAATTCGCCCCGATTAGCGATCGCATCATTGCAGCCTATGTGGCCACCGGGGAGCCGATGAACTGCGCCGGGTGTTTTGCGATCGATGGCCAAGGCGGCCTGTTTGTGGAAAAGCTCGACGGCTGCCACAGTAACGTGATCGGCCTCAGTTTGCCCCTCCTCCACGAAATGCTCAATGAACTCGGCCACAGCATCGAAGAGTTTTGGCAAACCCAGCCGCACTGA
- a CDS encoding ArnT family glycosyltransferase codes for MEHRPHETLITHLIEPIVILLTGWCGAIVLVGILLDRAHRLGDPTLWRFGGGVIGVGSAIALWHYWRNHPPSITPLRHATHPARPAEKLFLLTTAAILGLNLILCTILYPYNVDSAAYLLPRALYYIQHQSTDFFDANYWAQITHPVYGAYLNIAAWMLLGWEQSVNLVQYLGGVGGAVAIMGIALQLSDRILPALLAGGVFLNLTIVNLQMTTTQVELLMGGLLAGAVFFGLRWVQRPTLRYALPTALCFGLALGMKSSALLYGPALVFLLLWYQGRSLRRPFLWTFCAVLLGVLLIVFATAGYAQNLHQFGDPIGPELVYTEHSLPDISLPQRLHLGLINMVRYGSQLISLDGLPAWGWIHSIHSGSQRLFLFPFQQVGLPIDQTQWARSPFLLDQPLAQEDVSYWGVLGLLIVPALGLAWMRSQRSFLPLSLSFLIFLATQALTSQYDPWRGRYFIAGAVFAVPLVVQWWQLDRPQIMQRGVALFTSLILITASISSITTLLFREAYPLIPTQQGEQHWPSVFQLNRIEQLTRGNLPLAHALERVGNWLDAHPQQRLYTVLPESFPEYPLFQGQTVVPLNGFMAGFKPGAIASLPPGLLLYHDTLYTAPQPSDRAFGQHLWGRVMGDDPPPP; via the coding sequence ATGGAACACCGCCCCCACGAAACCCTGATCACCCACCTCATTGAACCCATCGTGATCCTGCTGACGGGATGGTGTGGCGCGATCGTCCTCGTGGGGATTCTTCTGGATCGCGCCCATCGCTTAGGTGATCCGACCCTGTGGCGGTTCGGTGGGGGGGTGATCGGCGTGGGGAGTGCGATCGCCCTTTGGCATTATTGGCGCAATCATCCCCCCAGCATCACCCCCCTTCGCCATGCCACCCACCCCGCCCGCCCCGCTGAAAAACTCTTTCTCCTCACCACCGCTGCGATCCTGGGGCTAAACCTGATCCTCTGCACCATCCTCTATCCGTACAACGTTGATAGTGCCGCCTATCTCCTGCCCCGCGCCCTCTACTACATCCAACACCAAAGCACTGATTTTTTTGATGCCAACTATTGGGCCCAAATTACCCATCCGGTCTATGGGGCGTATTTGAACATTGCCGCTTGGATGCTGTTGGGCTGGGAACAGTCGGTGAATTTGGTTCAATATTTAGGCGGTGTGGGGGGCGCGGTGGCGATTATGGGGATTGCGTTGCAGTTGAGCGATCGCATCCTGCCCGCCCTCCTCGCCGGTGGTGTCTTTTTGAACCTAACCATTGTCAACTTGCAAATGACCACCACCCAAGTGGAGTTATTAATGGGGGGATTGTTGGCCGGGGCGGTGTTCTTTGGCCTCCGGTGGGTTCAACGCCCGACCCTCCGGTATGCTCTACCCACGGCCCTCTGTTTTGGTCTGGCTCTGGGGATGAAAAGCTCGGCCTTGCTCTACGGCCCCGCCTTGGTATTCTTGCTCCTGTGGTATCAGGGGCGATCGCTGCGTCGCCCCTTCCTCTGGACATTTTGCGCCGTTTTATTGGGCGTGCTGCTGATTGTCTTCGCGACCGCAGGCTATGCCCAAAACCTCCACCAGTTCGGCGACCCCATCGGCCCGGAACTCGTCTACACCGAACATTCCCTCCCTGACATTTCCCTCCCCCAACGGCTGCACCTCGGCTTGATCAACATGGTGCGCTACGGCTCGCAACTGATTTCCCTTGATGGTCTCCCGGCCTGGGGGTGGATTCACTCGATCCATTCTGGGTCACAACGCCTGTTCCTGTTCCCCTTTCAGCAGGTGGGACTACCGATTGACCAAACCCAGTGGGCGCGATCGCCCTTCCTCCTCGATCAACCCCTTGCCCAGGAAGATGTGTCCTATTGGGGGGTGTTGGGCCTGTTGATTGTTCCGGCCCTTGGGTTGGCATGGATGCGATCGCAGCGATCGTTCCTGCCCCTGTCCCTCAGTTTCCTGATCTTCCTCGCCACCCAAGCCCTCACCTCCCAATACGACCCGTGGCGGGGTCGCTATTTCATTGCCGGGGCGGTGTTCGCCGTACCGCTGGTGGTGCAATGGTGGCAGCTTGACCGCCCCCAGATCATGCAGCGGGGGGTGGCGCTGTTCACCTCGCTGATCTTGATTACCGCGTCCATCTCTTCGATCACCACGCTCCTGTTTCGCGAAGCCTACCCCCTAATCCCCACCCAACAGGGAGAACAGCATTGGCCCTCGGTGTTCCAACTCAACCGCATTGAACAGTTAACGCGGGGCAATTTACCCCTCGCCCATGCCTTGGAGCGGGTGGGGAACTGGCTCGACGCACACCCCCAGCAGCGGCTGTATACGGTGCTGCCCGAAAGTTTCCCCGAATATCCCCTCTTTCAGGGTCAAACCGTTGTTCCGTTGAATGGTTTTATGGCGGGGTTCAAGCCAGGGGCGATCGCATCTCTGCCGCCGGGACTCCTGCTCTATCACGACACCCTTTACACCGCACCTCAACCCAGCGATCGCGCCTTTGGGCAGCACCTCTGGGGTCGGGTGATGGGGGATGATCCGCCGCCCCCATGA
- a CDS encoding adenylate/guanylate cyclase domain-containing protein, with product MKWFTRWTLQPPESISLRILLVLPFVIQIMVAVGLTGWLSVRNGQRAVNDVTGQLRSEVTARIQQQLQEYITRPETVNQLNANTVQVGFWDGQGQNWDPLLATFKQQMTLFPELSTLQFGSVAGDLISVKRLADGTIQGWVQLQNPPFLRQLQWDQAGELQAVPQTEARLIDVREQLWFQEAIAADRPTWGNIYTRIETQSLAHPLSQPIDGPDGEPIGVFSAELQLASLGNFLKTLEISASGQAFIMERSGLLVASSTLDQPFLMTYGTTLRIKAINSSDRLLSETATHLQTRYPDLTTLDRPQQLEFFLDNERQFIQVTPLGDDQGLDWLIIVVVPEADFMERIHANTRTTLQLCALALICSIFLGLLTSRWITRPITRLITASQAIAAGKLDQTVRHGRITEIQLLAQAFNAMSSQLTESFTLLEQQVQRRTAKLAEAEVELRGIFAAMTELVFITDADGRYLKIPSTNPALLIQPAETMIGKTNHDLFPPEQADEFLGYIQTALANTVSITTEYKVFMPQTQCELWFAATISAITDTTVLWVARDITQRKTLEQDLYRSQQFLNTIVKNIPLAIFVKDAKNDFRYVLWNPGAEKLYGLKATETLGFNSYDLETPEIAEQFTTEDQKIIASGETIIHEHEVIRDHYRDILRQRLIKLPLRDKHGDIRYILCIAEDITEREKAAETLRKNEAEFRHLIQNVSSTIIRWKPDGTLLFINRRGCEFFGYSEAEIIGKNIMGTIIAPQDQAGNDLREMLAEIVRNPNQNRVHENENIRSDGQRLWVTWANQPIYDEQGELVEILSVATDTTERRLAEESLRAEQHRSEQLLLNILPHTIAQRLKRSTGLVAEQFSEVTLLFADIVGFTHLSSTLSATELVDLLNRIFSLFDKLADWHHLEKIKTIGDAYMVVGGLPIFFEDHASAIADFALNIQEAISSFTYPDGEPINLRIGIHTGPVVAGVIGIRKFSYDLWGDTVNIASRMESQGMPGRIQLTATTYAKIADQFDCEERGTIDVRGRGDMKTYWLLGHKNPEDGG from the coding sequence TTGAAGTGGTTTACACGCTGGACTCTCCAGCCCCCTGAGAGTATTTCCCTCCGCATCCTGTTAGTCCTCCCCTTTGTGATTCAAATTATGGTGGCGGTGGGACTAACCGGATGGCTCTCTGTGCGCAATGGTCAGCGAGCGGTGAATGATGTGACGGGGCAATTGCGGAGCGAGGTGACGGCTCGGATTCAGCAACAACTTCAGGAGTATATTACCCGACCGGAAACGGTGAATCAACTCAACGCTAACACGGTGCAAGTGGGGTTTTGGGATGGCCAGGGGCAAAATTGGGACCCCTTACTCGCCACCTTTAAGCAACAAATGACCTTGTTTCCGGAGTTGAGTACGCTGCAATTTGGGAGTGTGGCGGGGGATTTAATCAGCGTCAAACGGTTGGCCGATGGCACGATTCAGGGCTGGGTACAACTCCAAAACCCGCCGTTCCTGCGTCAGTTGCAGTGGGATCAGGCGGGGGAGCTTCAGGCAGTGCCTCAGACCGAGGCGCGGCTGATCGATGTGCGCGAACAACTCTGGTTTCAGGAAGCGATCGCCGCCGATCGCCCCACCTGGGGCAACATCTACACCCGCATCGAAACCCAATCCCTCGCCCACCCCCTCAGTCAACCCATCGATGGCCCTGATGGTGAGCCGATCGGAGTGTTTAGTGCTGAATTACAACTCGCATCCCTGGGGAATTTTTTGAAAACCCTGGAGATTAGCGCATCGGGTCAGGCCTTCATCATGGAGCGATCGGGGCTGTTGGTGGCCAGTTCCACCCTCGATCAACCGTTTTTGATGACCTACGGGACAACCTTGCGGATTAAAGCGATCAATAGTAGCGATCGCCTCCTCTCCGAAACCGCCACCCACCTCCAAACACGCTATCCTGACCTCACCACCCTCGACCGCCCCCAACAACTCGAATTCTTCCTCGACAACGAACGGCAATTCATCCAAGTCACCCCCCTCGGTGATGATCAAGGTCTCGACTGGTTGATCATTGTCGTCGTCCCCGAAGCCGACTTCATGGAACGCATCCATGCAAACACGCGCACCACCCTGCAACTCTGCGCCCTAGCCCTGATCTGCTCCATTTTTCTCGGTCTGCTCACCTCCCGCTGGATCACCCGCCCGATCACCCGCTTGATCACCGCCAGTCAAGCGATCGCCGCTGGCAAACTCGATCAAACCGTCCGCCATGGTCGCATCACCGAAATTCAACTCCTGGCCCAGGCCTTCAACGCCATGTCCAGCCAACTCACCGAATCCTTCACCCTCCTTGAACAGCAAGTCCAACGCCGCACCGCCAAACTGGCCGAAGCCGAAGTCGAATTACGGGGCATCTTCGCCGCCATGACCGAACTCGTCTTCATCACCGATGCCGACGGACGCTACCTCAAAATTCCCTCCACCAACCCCGCCCTCCTGATCCAACCCGCCGAAACCATGATCGGCAAAACCAACCATGATCTCTTTCCCCCTGAACAAGCCGATGAGTTTTTAGGCTATATCCAAACCGCCCTCGCCAACACCGTCAGTATCACCACAGAATACAAAGTTTTCATGCCCCAAACCCAGTGCGAACTGTGGTTTGCTGCCACCATTTCCGCCATCACCGACACCACCGTGCTCTGGGTTGCCCGCGACATCACCCAACGTAAAACCCTCGAACAAGACCTCTATCGCTCCCAACAATTCCTCAACACCATCGTTAAAAATATTCCCCTCGCCATCTTTGTCAAAGATGCAAAAAATGACTTTCGTTATGTACTCTGGAATCCCGGTGCTGAAAAACTCTACGGGTTGAAAGCCACAGAAACATTAGGATTTAATAGTTATGATTTAGAAACCCCAGAAATTGCCGAACAATTTACCACAGAAGATCAAAAGATCATCGCCTCTGGAGAAACCATTATTCATGAACATGAGGTCATTCGTGATCACTATCGGGATATTCTTCGACAGCGTTTAATTAAACTGCCATTACGGGATAAACATGGTGATATTCGGTATATTCTCTGTATTGCCGAAGATATTACCGAGCGGGAAAAGGCCGCAGAAACCCTGCGCAAAAACGAAGCAGAATTTCGCCACCTCATTCAAAATGTAAGTTCGACGATTATCCGCTGGAAACCCGACGGGACGTTACTCTTTATTAATCGTCGTGGTTGTGAATTTTTTGGCTATTCTGAAGCGGAAATTATTGGCAAAAATATTATGGGAACGATTATCGCCCCCCAAGATCAAGCGGGTAATGATTTACGCGAGATGTTAGCCGAAATTGTGCGTAATCCCAATCAAAATCGAGTCCATGAGAATGAGAATATTCGCAGCGATGGGCAGCGATTATGGGTGACTTGGGCGAATCAACCAATTTATGATGAACAGGGTGAATTAGTGGAAATTCTTTCGGTGGCGACGGATACGACGGAGCGACGCTTAGCCGAAGAATCTTTGCGGGCTGAACAACATCGCTCGGAACAATTACTGCTCAATATTCTGCCCCATACGATCGCCCAACGGTTGAAACGATCAACGGGGTTGGTGGCGGAACAGTTTAGCGAAGTGACATTGTTGTTTGCGGATATTGTGGGGTTTACTCATTTATCCTCGACCCTTTCTGCGACGGAGTTGGTGGATTTATTAAACCGGATTTTTTCGTTATTTGATAAGTTGGCGGATTGGCATCATTTGGAGAAGATTAAGACGATTGGCGATGCCTATATGGTGGTGGGGGGCTTGCCGATTTTCTTTGAAGATCATGCCAGTGCGATCGCAGACTTTGCCCTCAATATTCAAGAAGCGATTAGTAGTTTCACTTATCCTGACGGTGAACCGATTAACCTGCGGATTGGGATTCATACCGGGCCGGTGGTGGCAGGGGTAATCGGGATTCGCAAGTTTAGCTATGATCTTTGGGGCGATACGGTGAATATTGCCTCGCGGATGGAATCCCAAGGGATGCCAGGACGGATTCAACTCACCGCGACCACCTACGCAAAAATCGCCGATCAGTTCGACTGTGAAGAACGCGGCACGATCGATGTGCGCGGGCGGGGCGACATGAAAACCTATTGGTTGTTGGGCCATAAAAATCCGGAGGATGGGGGTTAG
- a CDS encoding SUMF1/EgtB/PvdO family nonheme iron enzyme: protein MSPLPPFDPALFTSEGDRAALRTVLRHHWAACRDRTLALFDRITASHFCPQLHSDYSPLGWHLGHLGWTEELWILQQCAGEKPLDPTLNRLFAADSLPKAERQNLPDRGWILDYLAEVRSRVLAYLDRAPVDQQVRLWVWLLQHESQHNETVAFLHRLATGLPPLPATALPSPDFDSVIIPAGTVVVGCDRIETQDNERPAQRVWVDGFECDRFPVTQGQYHEFIAADGYQNPDHWSAAGWQWRTTHAITQPLHWQPDPTGQHHPVCGISYYEAEAYAHFVGKRLPTEWEWEKAAGSNGSGETLWPYPWGEDPPQPHHSNFDTQIGHTTAVNAYPQGQSKTGCWDLLGNVWEWTATPFAPYPGFEAYPYRGYSAAYFDGQHQVMRGGSWATRPWGLRNSFRNWYQPWVREIFVGVRLVRSL from the coding sequence ATGTCACCATTACCCCCCTTTGATCCTGCCCTTTTCACATCGGAAGGCGATCGCGCTGCCCTCCGTACCGTCCTCCGTCACCATTGGGCCGCCTGCCGCGATCGCACCCTCGCCCTGTTCGACCGGATCACCGCCTCCCACTTTTGCCCCCAACTGCATTCGGACTACAGCCCGCTGGGGTGGCATTTGGGGCATCTTGGCTGGACGGAAGAACTGTGGATTTTGCAGCAGTGCGCTGGGGAAAAGCCCCTCGATCCCACCCTCAATCGTCTTTTTGCGGCGGATAGTTTACCCAAGGCCGAACGGCAAAATTTACCCGATCGGGGCTGGATTTTAGACTATCTGGCGGAGGTGCGATCGCGAGTGTTGGCCTATCTCGATCGCGCTCCGGTAGACCAACAAGTCCGGCTCTGGGTGTGGCTTTTGCAGCACGAAAGCCAGCATAACGAAACCGTGGCCTTTCTCCATCGTCTCGCCACCGGTTTACCCCCGCTTCCGGCGACCGCCTTACCCAGTCCCGACTTTGACAGCGTGATCATTCCCGCCGGAACGGTGGTGGTGGGGTGCGATCGCATCGAAACCCAGGATAATGAACGACCGGCCCAACGGGTTTGGGTGGATGGGTTTGAATGCGATCGCTTCCCCGTCACCCAGGGCCAATATCACGAGTTCATCGCCGCCGACGGCTACCAAAACCCCGACCATTGGAGCGCGGCCGGTTGGCAATGGCGCACCACCCACGCCATCACCCAACCCCTCCATTGGCAACCCGACCCCACCGGGCAGCACCACCCCGTCTGCGGCATCAGCTACTACGAAGCCGAAGCCTATGCCCATTTTGTCGGCAAACGTCTACCCACGGAATGGGAATGGGAAAAAGCCGCCGGGAGCAATGGCAGCGGCGAAACCCTCTGGCCCTATCCTTGGGGCGAAGATCCCCCCCAACCCCACCACAGCAATTTTGACACCCAGATCGGCCACACCACCGCCGTCAATGCCTACCCCCAAGGCCAAAGCAAAACGGGCTGCTGGGATTTATTGGGCAATGTCTGGGAATGGACGGCGACCCCTTTCGCGCCCTATCCAGGATTTGAGGCCTATCCCTATCGGGGCTATTCGGCGGCCTATTTTGATGGGCAACATCAGGTAATGCGCGGCGGCAGTTGGGCGACGCGACCCTGGGGGCTGCGCAATAGTTTTCGCAATTGGTATCAGCCTTGGGTGCGGGAAATTTTTGTGGGGGTGCGGTTGGTGCGATCGCTCTAA